A region from the Cervus elaphus chromosome 10, mCerEla1.1, whole genome shotgun sequence genome encodes:
- the NSUN5 gene encoding 28S rRNA (cytosine-C(5))-methyltransferase isoform X2, translating to MAVYSAAAAVLAGVESRQGSLKGLVYASNFQNVKQLYALVCETQRYSAVLDAVIANAGLLRAEKKLRPHMAKVLVYDLLLGKGFRGRGGRWKPLLERHQARLKAELARLKVRQGVSRNEDLLEVGSKPGSDLHDHPLYQAGHLILQDKASCLPAMLLAPPPGSHVIDACAAPGNKTSHLAALLKNQGKIFAFDQDAKRLASMATLLARAGVSCCELAEQDFLAVSPSDQRYCQVQYILLDPSCSGSGMPSRQLEEPKAGTPSPERLRALAAFQQRALSHALTFPALRRLVYSTCSVCQEENEDVVRAALQQSPGAFRLAPVLPSWPHRGLGAFPGAEHCLRASPETTLTGGFFIAVLERAELRLTGRSTSLRADTRPCPKEEEEAAKSGGCPQHTARHIAAAQSANSSQALGPRRQFGYGWRKKTGNPVPQLEGDGTLLCFGSLPWVVLLRVRRTAAHKNKTQDMVYDRSQFFLFLMT from the exons ATGGCGGTGTATTCGGCGGCGGCGGCCGTGCTGGCCGGCGTGGAGAGCCGCCAGGGTTCGCTCAAGGGGCTGGTGTATGCCAGCAACTTCCAG AACGTGAAGCAGCTGTACGCGCTGGTGTGCGAGACGCAGCGCTACTCCGCGGTGCTGGACGCCGTGATCGCCAACGCCGGCCTCCTGCGAGCCGAGAAGAAGCTGCGGCCGCACATGGCCAAG GTGCTAGTATATGACTTACTGCTGGGGAAAGGCTTTAGAGGGCGCGGGGGCCGATGGAAACCTCTGCTGGAGCGGCACCAGGCCAGGCTGAAGGCTGAGTTGGCCCGACTCAAGGTTCGTCAAGGTGTGAGCCGGAACGAGGACCTGTTGGAAGTTGGATCCAAGCCTGGCTCAG ATCTGCATGACCATCCACTGTACCAAGCCGGTCACCTCATCCTACAAGACAAG GCGAGCTGTCTCCCGGCCATGCTGCTGGCTCCGCCCCCAGGGTCCCACGTCATCGATGCATGCGCTGCCCCGGGCAATAAGACCAGTCACCTGGCTGCTCTTCTCAAGAACCAAGG GAAGATCTTCGCCTTCGACCAGGATGCCAAGCGGCTGGCATCTATGGCTACCCTGCTGGCCCGGGCAGGGGTCTCCTGCTGCGAGCTGGCCGAGCAGGACTTCCTGGCGGTCTCGCCCTCGGACCAGCGTTATTGTCAGGTCCAGTACATCTTGCTGGATCCCTCCTGTAGTGGCTCTG GGATGCCCAGCAGACAGCTGGAGGAGCCCAAGGCTGGCACGCCGAGCCCGGAGCGCCTGCGAGCGCTGGCTGCCTTCCAGCAGCGGGCGCTGAGCCACGCGCTCACATTCCCTGCCCTGCGACGGCTCGTCTACTCCACGTGCTCCGTCTGCCAGGAAGAGAACGAAGACGTGGTGCGAGCCGCCCTGCAGCAGAGCCCAGGCGCCTTCAG GCTGGCTCCCGTCCTCCCCTCCTGGCCACACCGAGGCCTGGGCGCTTTTCCAGGCGCTGAACACTGCCTCCGGGCCTCTCCCGAGACCACGCTCACCGGGGGCTTCTTCATTGCGGTGCTTGAACGGGCAGAG CTCCGTCTCACAGGCCGAAGCACCAGTCTCAGAGCTGACACCCGGCCCTGCcccaaagaggaggaagaggcggCGAAAAGCGGCGGCTGCCCCCAGCACACAGCCCGGCACATAGCAGCAGCGCAGAGCGCCAACTCTTCTCAGGCCCTGGGCCCCAGGCGGCAGTTTGGTTACGGCTGGAGGAAGAAGACCGGGAACCCCGTTCCTCAGCTGGAGGGAGACGGGACACTCCTCTGCTTTGGGTCCCTTCCCTGGGTTGTGCTTTTGCGGGTGAGACGCACTGCTGCTCACAAAAATAAAACGCAGGACATGGTCTACGATAGATCAcagttttttttattcttaatgacataa
- the NSUN5 gene encoding 28S rRNA (cytosine-C(5))-methyltransferase isoform X1, with product MAVYSAAAAVLAGVESRQGSLKGLVYASNFQNVKQLYALVCETQRYSAVLDAVIANAGLLRAEKKLRPHMAKVLVYDLLLGKGFRGRGGRWKPLLERHQARLKAELARLKVRQGVSRNEDLLEVGSKPGSASQVPRFVRVNTLKTCAEDAIDYFKRQGFSYQGRASGLEDIRALKGKCFLLDTLLPELLVFPAQTDLHDHPLYQAGHLILQDKASCLPAMLLAPPPGSHVIDACAAPGNKTSHLAALLKNQGKIFAFDQDAKRLASMATLLARAGVSCCELAEQDFLAVSPSDQRYCQVQYILLDPSCSGSGMPSRQLEEPKAGTPSPERLRALAAFQQRALSHALTFPALRRLVYSTCSVCQEENEDVVRAALQQSPGAFRLAPVLPSWPHRGLGAFPGAEHCLRASPETTLTGGFFIAVLERAELRLTGRSTSLRADTRPCPKEEEEAAKSGGCPQHTARHIAAAQSANSSQALGPRRQFGYGWRKKTGNPVPQLEGDGTLLCFGSLPWVVLLRVRRTAAHKNKTQDMVYDRSQFFLFLMT from the exons ATGGCGGTGTATTCGGCGGCGGCGGCCGTGCTGGCCGGCGTGGAGAGCCGCCAGGGTTCGCTCAAGGGGCTGGTGTATGCCAGCAACTTCCAG AACGTGAAGCAGCTGTACGCGCTGGTGTGCGAGACGCAGCGCTACTCCGCGGTGCTGGACGCCGTGATCGCCAACGCCGGCCTCCTGCGAGCCGAGAAGAAGCTGCGGCCGCACATGGCCAAG GTGCTAGTATATGACTTACTGCTGGGGAAAGGCTTTAGAGGGCGCGGGGGCCGATGGAAACCTCTGCTGGAGCGGCACCAGGCCAGGCTGAAGGCTGAGTTGGCCCGACTCAAGGTTCGTCAAGGTGTGAGCCGGAACGAGGACCTGTTGGAAGTTGGATCCAAGCCTGGCTCAG CCTCCCAGGTGCCTCGATTTGTGCGAGTGAACACTCTGAAGACCTGTGCTGAGGATGCCATTGATTATTTTAAGAGACAAGGTTTCTCCTATCAGGGTCGGGCTTCCGG CCTCGAGGACATCAGGGCCCTCAAAGGGAAGTGTTTTCTCCTGGATACCTTGCTGCCAGAGTTGCTTGTGTTTCCTGCCCAAACAGATCTGCATGACCATCCACTGTACCAAGCCGGTCACCTCATCCTACAAGACAAG GCGAGCTGTCTCCCGGCCATGCTGCTGGCTCCGCCCCCAGGGTCCCACGTCATCGATGCATGCGCTGCCCCGGGCAATAAGACCAGTCACCTGGCTGCTCTTCTCAAGAACCAAGG GAAGATCTTCGCCTTCGACCAGGATGCCAAGCGGCTGGCATCTATGGCTACCCTGCTGGCCCGGGCAGGGGTCTCCTGCTGCGAGCTGGCCGAGCAGGACTTCCTGGCGGTCTCGCCCTCGGACCAGCGTTATTGTCAGGTCCAGTACATCTTGCTGGATCCCTCCTGTAGTGGCTCTG GGATGCCCAGCAGACAGCTGGAGGAGCCCAAGGCTGGCACGCCGAGCCCGGAGCGCCTGCGAGCGCTGGCTGCCTTCCAGCAGCGGGCGCTGAGCCACGCGCTCACATTCCCTGCCCTGCGACGGCTCGTCTACTCCACGTGCTCCGTCTGCCAGGAAGAGAACGAAGACGTGGTGCGAGCCGCCCTGCAGCAGAGCCCAGGCGCCTTCAG GCTGGCTCCCGTCCTCCCCTCCTGGCCACACCGAGGCCTGGGCGCTTTTCCAGGCGCTGAACACTGCCTCCGGGCCTCTCCCGAGACCACGCTCACCGGGGGCTTCTTCATTGCGGTGCTTGAACGGGCAGAG CTCCGTCTCACAGGCCGAAGCACCAGTCTCAGAGCTGACACCCGGCCCTGCcccaaagaggaggaagaggcggCGAAAAGCGGCGGCTGCCCCCAGCACACAGCCCGGCACATAGCAGCAGCGCAGAGCGCCAACTCTTCTCAGGCCCTGGGCCCCAGGCGGCAGTTTGGTTACGGCTGGAGGAAGAAGACCGGGAACCCCGTTCCTCAGCTGGAGGGAGACGGGACACTCCTCTGCTTTGGGTCCCTTCCCTGGGTTGTGCTTTTGCGGGTGAGACGCACTGCTGCTCACAAAAATAAAACGCAGGACATGGTCTACGATAGATCAcagttttttttattcttaatgacataa
- the NSUN5 gene encoding 28S rRNA (cytosine-C(5))-methyltransferase isoform X3 — protein MAVYSAAAAVLAGVESRQGSLKGLVYASNFQNVKQLYALVCETQRYSAVLDAVIANAGLLRAEKKLRPHMAKVLVYDLLLGKGFRGRGGRWKPLLERHQARLKAELARLKVRQGVSRNEDLLEVGSKPGSASQVPRFVRVNTLKTCAEDAIDYFKRQGFSYQGRASGLEDIRALKGKCFLLDTLLPELLVFPAQTDLHDHPLYQAGHLILQDKASCLPAMLLAPPPGSHVIDACAAPGNKTSHLAALLKNQGKIFAFDQDAKRLASMATLLARAGVSCCELAEQDFLAVSPSDQRYCQVQYILLDPSCSGSGMPSRQLEEPKAGTPSPERLRALAAFQQRALSHALTFPALRRLVYSTCSVCQEENEDVVRAALQQSPGAFRLAPVLPSWPHRGLGAFPGAEHCLRASPETTLTGGFFIAVLERAEVPSSVSQAEAPVSELTPGPAPKRRKRRRKAAAAPSTQPGT, from the exons ATGGCGGTGTATTCGGCGGCGGCGGCCGTGCTGGCCGGCGTGGAGAGCCGCCAGGGTTCGCTCAAGGGGCTGGTGTATGCCAGCAACTTCCAG AACGTGAAGCAGCTGTACGCGCTGGTGTGCGAGACGCAGCGCTACTCCGCGGTGCTGGACGCCGTGATCGCCAACGCCGGCCTCCTGCGAGCCGAGAAGAAGCTGCGGCCGCACATGGCCAAG GTGCTAGTATATGACTTACTGCTGGGGAAAGGCTTTAGAGGGCGCGGGGGCCGATGGAAACCTCTGCTGGAGCGGCACCAGGCCAGGCTGAAGGCTGAGTTGGCCCGACTCAAGGTTCGTCAAGGTGTGAGCCGGAACGAGGACCTGTTGGAAGTTGGATCCAAGCCTGGCTCAG CCTCCCAGGTGCCTCGATTTGTGCGAGTGAACACTCTGAAGACCTGTGCTGAGGATGCCATTGATTATTTTAAGAGACAAGGTTTCTCCTATCAGGGTCGGGCTTCCGG CCTCGAGGACATCAGGGCCCTCAAAGGGAAGTGTTTTCTCCTGGATACCTTGCTGCCAGAGTTGCTTGTGTTTCCTGCCCAAACAGATCTGCATGACCATCCACTGTACCAAGCCGGTCACCTCATCCTACAAGACAAG GCGAGCTGTCTCCCGGCCATGCTGCTGGCTCCGCCCCCAGGGTCCCACGTCATCGATGCATGCGCTGCCCCGGGCAATAAGACCAGTCACCTGGCTGCTCTTCTCAAGAACCAAGG GAAGATCTTCGCCTTCGACCAGGATGCCAAGCGGCTGGCATCTATGGCTACCCTGCTGGCCCGGGCAGGGGTCTCCTGCTGCGAGCTGGCCGAGCAGGACTTCCTGGCGGTCTCGCCCTCGGACCAGCGTTATTGTCAGGTCCAGTACATCTTGCTGGATCCCTCCTGTAGTGGCTCTG GGATGCCCAGCAGACAGCTGGAGGAGCCCAAGGCTGGCACGCCGAGCCCGGAGCGCCTGCGAGCGCTGGCTGCCTTCCAGCAGCGGGCGCTGAGCCACGCGCTCACATTCCCTGCCCTGCGACGGCTCGTCTACTCCACGTGCTCCGTCTGCCAGGAAGAGAACGAAGACGTGGTGCGAGCCGCCCTGCAGCAGAGCCCAGGCGCCTTCAG GCTGGCTCCCGTCCTCCCCTCCTGGCCACACCGAGGCCTGGGCGCTTTTCCAGGCGCTGAACACTGCCTCCGGGCCTCTCCCGAGACCACGCTCACCGGGGGCTTCTTCATTGCGGTGCTTGAACGGGCAGAGGTGCCGAG CTCCGTCTCACAGGCCGAAGCACCAGTCTCAGAGCTGACACCCGGCCCTGCcccaaagaggaggaagaggcggCGAAAAGCGGCGGCTGCCCCCAGCACACAGCCCGGCACATAG